The Eriocheir sinensis breed Jianghai 21 chromosome 28, ASM2467909v1, whole genome shotgun sequence region ATactttaaccccttcaatacaagcagacaaaacataacctccatgccatatcctggttttacagactacgtagaatagtccaatgaccatgacgcacatacagcgtctctaggatatggttcgagagatgaaatgactcatatactgcgtcatggtactgaagaggttaacaATAACTGTGACACCACTGAATAAGGCTTTAACAAGAGAATGGCATAAGCTCTGACCAAAACAGCCAGTAGTGTGAAAtttacaaagagaataatgtgcAATATATAGGACCTATAGAGTGGCTACTTCTACCTTAATGCTTCAAGTGATTTTAAAGAATAAATTAAATTCCTTCATTGACAATTTATTCTAACTATGGAATATAAGTGTCCCAATGTTATATCAGCAATATGCATTCATAAATTGGAACCCAGGCATAACCACTGAAGTCAAGTTCATCTAGTGATTGAAAAAAGGCCTCATTATATATGGTGACTGAACTCCAATAACATAGATGAACTAACTCTTTTTCCAAAACAAGTAAAGAGCAGCAGCATAACACTGTTTACACAGCAACTGCTGAGAGTGGGTTATGACACACTTAATCAGCACAAATGATTACTCCATGTGAGGATGCATGATGCTGTCATAATGTACCACCTAAACACTTAAGCAAAGAACAGTATGCTACTTTGGAAACTGCTATGATGTAAGTTAATATATACCCCATATGGTGGTTGTGAGGCGTTGGATGAGGATCGTGAAGAAAACTACCAAAGATGGCTGTAGAGAGTGGGTAAGGGGCCATGAGGATCCCCTAGAGGCAGCGGAGACACAATCGTTACCCCCATATCCACTGGACTGTCCCAGTTATTGCCGCCAAGTCTGGCTTGACACGCTGCAAGTGCAAGAAAGGAAAGTAGTTTAAGAGAATTTATCATTTATATCTGAATGTCTCCTTTCTGGATACATAAATAGTAATCCAGAAGTATTTAATTTTTAATTTGTAAGGAATAAATTgctttttaaaaaaatgtacatgctactactgagagagagagagagagagagagagagagagagagagagagagagagagaaatattataaAGACTTGTGAAgggctactgagagagagagagagagagagagagagagagagagagagagagagagagagagagagagagagagagagagagagagagagagagagagagagagagagagagagagagagagagagagagagagagagagagagagagagagaagagaagagaagagaagagagagagagagagagagagagagagagagagagagagagagagagagagagagagagagagagagagagagagagagagagagagagagagagagagagagagagagatggtaatttaaatctatctatctatatatcacaGGCAGGTTAATACTTACCAAAGAGGAGTAAGGTGATCTTGCCAAAGCACCTGGTGGGCATTTTGGAAGATCATCTCTATTGATGTCTGCCTCACTGACAGACAAGAGTGAGGGGCCTGATGCTCCTGGGAGATCATATGGTCGGTGGGGTAACAAGGAGCACGGATGGTAGTCTGATGCATGGGTGGGGCGGGGGTCCTTGAGGGGTGCGGTCATctgctattgctgctgctgttagtGCAGCACCTGCCGTTACTGATGGGTGCCTtactggggagggagaggggtctgAGGTGGGGTGAGGGTGAGATAGAGTTGGGTGACTGGAGGCTCCAATAGAAATTTGAGGGTTTACTAGTGGGGGAGGGTTTGGGGAGTGGGGCTCACTAACTGGGGTGGCACATTTGGTGGGGGGTCCtgtgctgggggagggggaggatgatgggCAGTGACCACCTCTATCTCCAGCTGGGGAGGATGGCCGAGGATGACGGCTCCATGTCTGCCAACCCTCGGACCTGAAGCACATTGAGGCACTAAGCAACAGGGAATATTTCACTCCAGAAATGAGGACAACAATATTTATCACCAAAATAAGCAATATACACATTTGATTGCTATCCTCaagttaaaggaaagaaaaaacatacagtgaaacaatattaaaaaagcaGCTATGACTGCACAAATTAATGAGAAAATTAAAATAGTTTAGCACACTTCACAACTAACCTCAAAGTAAGGAACTCTATATAAGATTCATTTAAGAAATTTAGCATATGAGTTTGCAAAATCTAGTTATTTTTTAATGCAGTAATTTTCAATAATGGTATTCAAGCTGATGAGTTACTTATTCTACTCACCTACTGACACCCTTATATAATTTATGCTGTCTTTATTCCTTACAAATACTTTCATGGGAATCTACATGATTTTGAAAATTGGTGAATTAATGAATAGCTACTGAACATGAATCAGAATATTTTGTGATTAAGTTAAGAAATTGAGCTTTCTTTGGAATATACCTGATGGATTCTTTGATGTTTTAAGGTGCCTAGATtcaacccaaaaaaaaaaaaaaaaaaaaaaaaaaaacacctcagcAATAATGTATCCATACAAGGGTGTGTTACATGCCATACACTGGCATCCCTAGGTGCTGAAACTACACTTGACTCATGAAGTGGCCTATTTGTACTGGGCTCACTATGAACTGTTCATCATCTGGATGACACAAATACACAACTTGGGGGCAGCAGTGATtatcaagaaataaaaaaaatacagttttcaaAACCGTACGAAAAAATACTTATGTTTTGCGATGCTTTGCTTATAATTATACACATAGAACTTTATCAACTACATAACAGATATTataaattaaaaaatatataaattaaaattggttggtagtgtgtgtgtgtgtgtgtgtgtgtgcgtgtgtgtgtgtacctaagcTCTAATAGTCTCGTCTCCATGTCTACATTCAtctagcctttccttcatttgttggacactgttcgcctccaccaccttttcctgcaagctgttccatgtgctAACACTTGTATGtagaaaactatacttttttatgtcactcaaacaggttcctttattaagtttcttcctatgtcctctccATTGGTGGGCACTGCTAACCGAAAAATTAGCtttgctaactggtaatccactaactaaaaacttagcttcgcttacgctaaaccgctacactgataaagaaattaggggaagctaacgctaaccgctaatttTTTTTgcatggatttagcttcggtttagtatcttggctctaaaacccttaaaacagacctagtgacctgaaatttcaatatgttgcaGCCTAGACACAGAGCTTTCCAGAAATCTCAAATCAGATGATGATCAAACTGGGTGGCATACGCTGGGTGTGtcctcttcacattttttttctacgtGCCAGCCAGGCTTTCTTGAAggccctggatggtagtcggccccagcccgtcatggcgcagtcaagtgtttacagtggcgccatcttttcttggctcatgttgcaccccggagctcgttcttgattcacttggacggtttcctctagagtaaGGGTTGATGGgtgttcttcaggacagcatgtgggtagttttaagccattcggcagtgactgaaaaatcccaggtgatagcggCGGATTCGAGCCAGCTTCGtctatcacgcggtgaatgcgggccccgcacgctaaccactcagccaccgacttCTAGTTGTAAAGGCTCGTCGTCTGTCCGTTAATGATGGTCCCCTTGGGGTGGCACATGACGCAccggaagtgcaagacattggcgttcgtcatatctcttgatttaagACAAAGTACTTCTCCAGGTGGTGCCACGGGTTCTGGAACTTCTGGGATTCTTGGCCGTCGgcttgagtgtcctccgcctcacccacagctgcttCCGGCTCcttaacagggtcagcatccttaGGCGGAACAAAAACATCCTCATTCGGGTTACATTCCATGACGTCCataacgataaacaaggcgacaataatgaacgcgacgactacacggtgacaacgtcgcagctgaactgaacaaaaAGCCCAACAATTTATCCTAAACccgtatattttacccaagatttccaGCAAATTTAcgccttttttactttttttcccataactgacacttttatttttattattttcagtttatttcttgtcaggtggaaagtatcgaattcttgttattgaatcccgagttcaaagcgctggaaatggaagatgcattaccctaaaataccaaaaagtttccctaataattgacTATTTACTTACTTGACTATTTATttttaaggcgtaatttacccaaaagtggaagccctggaattattgtgcTATGTGGCTCAattggtgctgtgtctgcccacaacggacaagaacaaaacTGCAtgattttttagtggacttaaagttagtggaggaggaactacatttagcggaagctaattggtccgctaactgtctacaaagttagcgaaaacgctaatcagctaaagATATAGCTTCGCTAATTaacggttagcggattagcggaaccgtgcccaccactggtcctctcagcccctgcgttctcgcaATTAAGAAATCATCTCTATCCatctcatcaaacttatttatcaACTTAtgcagcgtgatcagatctcctctctcccttctttgtacacacaaagggagagaggagatctgattacGCTGCATAAGTtgataaataagtttgatgataagtttgatatatatatatatatatatatatatatatatatatatatatatatatatatatatatatatatatatatatatatatatatatatgcgcatAATCTGTACAAACATCTCCATAAGTCCCCAGACAGACTGGCTAGGTTTGTTAATCACCATTCTGATTTTGAAGTTTCTGAAACCCACTATCATGGTTCCCGGTCTGGttgcccccccaccccacacacacacacacacacacacacctcatgatGGGTGCCTGGATCGACCCCTGATTCATACAGGGCGGTGAGCGAGTACAACAACTACAGTAAACGAGTGACCGATTCCCCACCTGGAGAGAGTTGGCGACACGAAGGATGCGATGTATCTGGTCATGGCTGACGGACACCTCCCCGCGGTACATGTAGGTGAGCAGCGCCTCGCACTCATCTCCGCTCACGTCCTTGAGGAAGATGATTGGGTGCTGGTGTGCCGAGTGTCGGGAGAACAGACCCTGCAGCGCAACAGTTCACTATAATTACGTGTTTGATGGACATGCAATTACTGTAATTAACCTAAAAGACAATCAGCAGTGAAGTCAAGAAAACAACTAATTTTCTTTCTTAAGGACAAATATTTCGAGAGAATGCGGGAAACAACTCATTATTTGTGATAACGAGCGGCAGCATTCATGTTCTGACTACTGTGATGCTGAACAGAatgatgtggtgtgtgtgaccggAATGGGAGGAGGCTCTGACCTGGAAGTATTGTGAGCATGCCGAGAGGACCAGCTTGTGAGCCTGGTAGGTCCGCTGGTCCTCGCAGGCTAGAGTGACGTCCACCAAGGCGGCATCTCTGTACAGCgaccccacctccgccaccacagTGGACTGGTGGTGTGTCCACCGCAGCTCATACCGCCTCACATCCATCTTATTTCTCTCATCTGCCAAAGAAGTAAAAGACAGTTAGACAAGCAAAACTTTCATAAACCTTTAAAAAAATGCAGCTTTATCTCCTGACGTATCAAAATGCTACTAAAACTTTGCTCACTTTAATTAGGCAGCACCTGACATAACATTAGTTTTGAAGGGAATGCATCTTTATGATGTATTTTGGTGCTATGGCCGACACAGCTGCAGTAGCCAAATGAAGACCTTTCTTATTCTATATTCTTAAAAATTAATGCCATCTTTCTATAAGAATTTCTACGTTTTTACGAGTTCCTACTAAGAACTCTAATTACGTGTAAGAGGCTAAACAAAAAGTGATCATAtaggtaatatatattttttcgtgtaAGAGGCTCAACAAAAAGTGATCATATAGGTAATCTATATTTTAATGCTCTGAAAATTTGAGATAATTTTAAAGGAGCAAGTAATGACTGTACAGAATGTGTGAACGCAATAAAAATGAACAAGTAACGACTGAATATGCATGGTGTGGAAGCAATAAAATATCTTGAAAATATATTATTTTGTCTTAAAAAGTGAAACGACTAAGGCTACATTAATGACAAATGACATCATTTAAGGAAAAGACCCTCCTATCGTAAATAAATCCATAACTATCTTAACATCAGACTAACACCCACCGTGAAAATATAAATACTATATAGTACAAGATTAGGTATATTTATTGTATGCATTATATCGCATACACATCGCCATATGAAATGCATGTAAAACTTTTATATAGGTCTGAGTGTTTAGTATGACGGACTGATAGAAAAAAAAGCTAGGAGAGGagcggaaagaggagaaatggggaaaagaaaatgagaggagaaataaCCAAGAGGAGTGGCAAAACGAGTCATGTGTATGttcgtttgtctgtgtgtctgtcttgttATGCCCTTCTGGTAGGCTTTTCTCTACACTGTGGTCAATTAAACAACTTTTAACTAACACTGGAGTGAATGGGGCAGCAGTTTGCGGTCCACCAGAGGGAGAAAACAGCAGACATGGTAAATATTTTCCTCCCGTGGGATGTAAACAATGTGAGGCGGAAAATACAGGTTAAGTTTTGG contains the following coding sequences:
- the LOC127004485 gene encoding longitudinals lacking protein, isoforms H/M/V-like isoform X2 — its product is MLSAASDSLPIGITGEEDGEMVRNGDERNKMDVRRYELRWTHHQSTVVAEVGSLYRDAALVDVTLACEDQRTYQAHKLVLSACSQYFQGLFSRHSAHQHPIIFLKDVSGDECEALLTYMYRGEVSVSHDQIHRILRVANSLQVRGLADMEPSSSAILPSWR
- the LOC127004485 gene encoding longitudinals lacking protein-like isoform X1 encodes the protein MLSAASDSLPIGITGEEDGEMVRNGDERNKMDVRRYELRWTHHQSTVVAEVGSLYRDAALVDVTLACEDQRTYQAHKLVLSACSQYFQGLFSRHSAHQHPIIFLKDVSGDECEALLTYMYRGEVSVSHDQIHRILRVANSLQDADPVKEPEAAVGEAEDTQADGQESQKFQNPWHHLEKYFVLNQEI